A section of the Solitalea canadensis DSM 3403 genome encodes:
- a CDS encoding efflux RND transporter periplasmic adaptor subunit: MTLCTTRFLILSTVLFASFTSCKPKTAKTSPPVEVSVIKAQQTDVPIYQEYVGQTYGLSDVDIRARVEGWVTGVHFKEGTKVKKGTLLYTIDDIQYQTRVDQAAGNLASAKTEVARAQSQLNRVKPLADMNALSKQDLDNAVAEFNAAKARQQVTEAALQNAKIELGYAKVYAPIDGIIGISNVRVGDYVSRTSSNILSTVSQTGTVRVRFQITETEYLRFAREFKKINERMREVSLILPDNSVFNEKGHVDFANRQIDPQTGSITLEASFDNQSGLLRPGLYVKVQLLTQSFSNAIVVPQRAVTQLQNLYQVFIVDNTNTLKVKVIEPGPRVGDMWIITKGLTPGERVALIGTMALTDKSKVTPVETKWTPAAKLE; encoded by the coding sequence ATGACTCTTTGTACAACAAGGTTCCTTATTCTGTCAACCGTTTTGTTTGCAAGTTTCACTTCCTGCAAACCTAAAACTGCTAAAACTAGTCCTCCGGTTGAAGTTTCAGTTATCAAAGCACAACAAACAGATGTGCCCATATACCAGGAATACGTAGGTCAAACGTATGGCTTATCCGATGTTGATATTCGGGCACGCGTAGAAGGATGGGTTACTGGTGTTCACTTCAAAGAAGGCACCAAAGTAAAAAAGGGCACACTCCTCTATACGATAGACGATATCCAATACCAAACTAGGGTTGATCAGGCAGCAGGAAATCTAGCATCAGCAAAAACTGAAGTTGCCAGAGCACAAAGTCAACTAAATAGGGTAAAACCTTTAGCAGATATGAATGCATTAAGCAAGCAGGATCTTGATAATGCTGTTGCAGAATTCAATGCAGCAAAGGCACGTCAACAAGTTACTGAAGCTGCACTTCAAAATGCTAAAATAGAACTCGGTTATGCAAAAGTATATGCACCGATAGACGGCATTATTGGTATTTCAAATGTTCGGGTAGGCGATTATGTAAGCCGGACATCATCTAATATCCTTTCAACCGTTTCTCAAACCGGAACCGTTCGTGTACGATTCCAGATCACTGAAACGGAGTATTTACGATTTGCGCGTGAGTTCAAGAAAATTAATGAGAGGATGCGTGAGGTATCATTAATACTTCCCGATAACAGTGTGTTCAACGAAAAAGGTCACGTAGATTTTGCCAACCGCCAAATTGACCCTCAAACAGGATCAATCACACTTGAAGCATCATTTGATAATCAGTCGGGCTTGTTAAGGCCAGGACTATATGTTAAGGTTCAGTTATTAACCCAAAGCTTCTCAAATGCGATAGTTGTTCCGCAGCGAGCAGTAACTCAACTTCAAAATCTTTACCAGGTATTTATTGTGGATAACACCAATACGCTTAAAGTTAAGGTTATTGAGCCAGGACCAAGAGTTGGTGATATGTGGATAATAACTAAAGGCCTTACTCCAGGCGAGCGAGTTGCACTTATTGGTACAATGGCATTAACAGACAAGTCTAAAGTTACACCCGTGGAAACCAAATGGACTCCGGCTGCTAAACTTGAATAA
- a CDS encoding TonB-dependent receptor, giving the protein MKTPLLTLSFLLMLTSAVFAQTKISGTIKSQKGKPLSNAGIAIKDSYDGSTSDKDGKFSFTTDEKDSKQLLVTLVGYEPHIQTVQLTGSAIELTIELDELATELNTVVVSAGTMEANDNRKMAQLKSLDIATTAGAEADIVSALQTLPGTQATSSQQGLLVRGGAANETKMYFDGMLIKNPYLNDLPDIASRGRFSPFMFKGMSFSAGGYSAQYGQALSSALVLESKDLEPRTTTGVSLMSVGGGIVQTNKFKNSSLQVGGQYINLQPYYGLVKQDANWNYAPRSYGGSVNYKQKTGSTGMFKFFSEFSSGKVGLDVDNLDDLSKPGNYLNKNNNLLVNSTYRQFLSDKVKLDAGVTFSTDRDSLKYNTDKIGDYDRMAEGRGMITYFYGRLSSLRTGVEYYNSHKYQRFNDKEREFTDNMAAAFVETDHYFTRSLVARLGLRVENSSLLNQANLAPRASLSYKLSQFSQVSVAYGKFYQSPEDIVLVQSKNLDYQSADHYILNYQYMSDKRTFRVEAYYKNYDGLVKNSGDYFNNSGRGYARGVDIFWRDSKTIPTADYWISYSYLDTKRNFNDFPVEARPNFAATHTANLVYKQYVRPIHSQVGFTYTFASGRPYYNPNNPVFMSDKTRDFHNLSMNVSYLTRIMNQFTVVYLSVSNIPGFNNVYGYNYSTDGSVRKAIEPPAKRTLFLGVFITIGGSDFNAL; this is encoded by the coding sequence ATGAAAACACCATTACTAACCCTTTCGTTCTTACTGATGTTAACATCAGCTGTATTTGCTCAGACTAAAATATCCGGTACGATCAAAAGTCAAAAAGGAAAACCTCTTTCCAACGCCGGAATTGCCATAAAAGATTCATATGATGGATCAACTTCTGATAAAGATGGAAAATTCAGTTTTACTACTGATGAAAAAGACAGCAAGCAACTACTAGTAACCCTTGTGGGTTACGAACCTCATATACAAACCGTTCAGCTTACCGGATCTGCTATTGAATTAACAATAGAGTTAGATGAGCTGGCTACCGAGCTCAATACGGTTGTTGTATCGGCCGGAACAATGGAGGCGAACGACAACCGTAAAATGGCTCAGCTAAAATCATTAGATATAGCCACAACTGCCGGAGCTGAAGCAGATATTGTTTCAGCATTGCAAACATTGCCGGGTACACAAGCTACAAGTTCTCAACAAGGTTTATTGGTTCGCGGTGGTGCGGCTAATGAAACTAAAATGTATTTCGATGGTATGTTGATCAAAAATCCATATCTGAATGATCTTCCGGATATTGCTTCTCGTGGTCGCTTTTCTCCATTTATGTTTAAAGGGATGAGCTTTAGCGCAGGAGGTTATTCTGCTCAATATGGTCAGGCGCTTTCATCGGCTCTTGTGTTAGAAAGTAAAGATCTTGAGCCTAGAACAACTACAGGTGTAAGTTTAATGAGTGTTGGTGGAGGAATTGTTCAAACTAATAAATTCAAAAACAGCTCGCTTCAAGTAGGCGGTCAATATATAAATCTTCAACCTTATTATGGATTAGTAAAGCAGGATGCAAATTGGAATTATGCACCACGCAGTTATGGAGGTTCTGTAAATTATAAGCAAAAAACAGGTTCTACAGGAATGTTTAAATTCTTTTCAGAGTTCTCAAGTGGAAAAGTTGGACTAGATGTAGATAACCTGGATGACCTTTCTAAGCCGGGTAATTACCTGAATAAAAACAATAACCTTTTGGTCAACAGTACTTATCGTCAGTTCTTAAGTGATAAAGTAAAATTGGATGCCGGCGTAACATTTAGTACTGATCGTGATAGTTTAAAATACAACACCGATAAGATTGGTGATTATGATCGTATGGCCGAAGGTCGCGGTATGATTACCTATTTCTACGGTCGTTTATCCAGTTTGAGAACAGGTGTTGAGTATTATAATTCGCACAAATATCAACGATTTAATGATAAAGAACGTGAGTTTACCGATAATATGGCTGCTGCGTTTGTGGAAACCGATCATTATTTCACTCGCTCATTGGTAGCACGTTTAGGTTTACGGGTAGAAAATTCAAGCTTGCTTAATCAGGCTAATTTGGCGCCCAGAGCTTCTTTAAGCTATAAACTAAGCCAGTTTTCTCAAGTATCGGTAGCTTATGGTAAATTTTATCAGAGTCCGGAAGATATCGTTTTGGTCCAAAGCAAAAACCTTGATTACCAATCTGCGGATCACTACATACTTAATTATCAATACATGAGTGATAAACGTACATTTCGTGTAGAAGCTTATTATAAAAATTATGATGGATTAGTTAAAAACAGTGGAGATTATTTTAACAATTCGGGAAGGGGATACGCTCGTGGAGTAGATATTTTCTGGAGAGATAGTAAGACAATTCCAACTGCAGATTATTGGATTAGTTACTCTTACTTGGATACAAAAAGAAACTTTAATGATTTCCCGGTAGAAGCACGTCCAAACTTTGCAGCTACACATACAGCTAACCTGGTTTATAAACAATATGTGCGTCCAATTCACTCTCAGGTAGGTTTTACTTACACATTTGCATCGGGAAGGCCTTATTACAATCCCAATAATCCAGTGTTTATGTCAGACAAAACCAGAGATTTTCATAACCTGAGCATGAACGTAAGCTATTTAACACGCATAATGAACCAATTTACAGTGGTGTATTTATCTGTAAGTAATATACCTGGGTTCAATAATGTGTACGGCTATAATTACTCAACCGATGGTTCTGTTCGAAAAGCGATAGAGCCTCCTGCAAAACGTACGTTGTTTTTAGGTGTATTTATCACCATCGGTGGATCAGATTTTAATGCATTGTAA
- a CDS encoding CsbD family protein: MSKLAITANWDKIKTKIKRKYNRLTDEELAFVPGQEEDLVNRIMKSINKDRDYVEFMLSKMQSNMENNRL, from the coding sequence ATGAGCAAACTGGCTATAACTGCAAACTGGGATAAGATCAAAACAAAGATCAAACGTAAATATAACAGATTAACAGACGAGGAATTAGCTTTTGTTCCCGGACAAGAGGAAGATTTGGTCAACAGAATCATGAAATCGATTAATAAAGACCGCGATTATGTTGAGTTTATGCTTAGCAAAATGCAGTCGAACATGGAAAACAACCGTTTGTAA
- a CDS encoding ATP-dependent Clp protease adaptor ClpS, with protein sequence MSTVIETEVLEEVEVSSDIGEPVKLILWNDDFNTFEHVIACLIKYIKKTYDEAEAIAWIVHTKGKSILLEGSRPNLVEYYNILKFKGLTVSLD encoded by the coding sequence ATGAGCACGGTGATAGAAACCGAAGTACTCGAAGAAGTTGAAGTTTCTTCAGATATAGGTGAGCCTGTAAAACTGATTTTGTGGAATGACGATTTCAATACTTTTGAACATGTTATTGCCTGTTTAATCAAATATATTAAAAAAACGTATGATGAGGCTGAGGCTATAGCATGGATCGTTCACACTAAAGGTAAGTCTATATTGCTTGAAGGTTCTCGCCCAAATCTTGTTGAATATTACAATATCTTAAAGTTTAAAGGTCTTACGGTAAGTCTGGACTAG
- a CDS encoding S41 family peptidase has protein sequence MMNVMNKIGVFFRSPKRLFLTAGIGAALFFSFKAVDEQFEITKNLDIFAGIYREVNLNYVDEVQSARLIGTAANAMMSSLDPYTEYVPEDDVEDFKMNYVSNEYGGIGALILQKDNKTFVSEVYENFPAQKADIRAGDELLSINSISLAGKTNQEVSDLLKGQKNSNIIIKILRPGDSKPIDKKLLREDIKFPNVSYSGAVGERIGYIKLDRFLEGSALEVKNAFLNLKKRDKISSLILDLRGNGGGILQEAVKIVNYFVPKGETVVSQKGRGEQNNYVYHAGSIPLDSTIPLVVLVDDGTASASEIVAGAVQDLDRGAVVGQSSFGKGLVQQTFKLPYNTLAKVTIAKYYTPSGRCIQKIDYLHKNSRGQAENIADSLITEFRTKNGRVVYDGRGITPDVYVKPYYFSSVIAALVEDNFIFDYGTYYRQKNNGIKNPKEYRLKPDDYDNFVRYVTERHFSFTTKSDNVLNDLERVAKKEKYFDQIQAQYEVLKSKTKQNRDDDLKQFKPEISQVLENEIISRYYYQRGRIEASFKYDTELKEAIKVLSQKEQYANILKGAGDYKIIGKNSAQLRTADVKMSAGNKR, from the coding sequence ATGATGAATGTAATGAACAAGATTGGTGTTTTCTTCCGGTCGCCTAAAAGGCTTTTTTTAACAGCTGGCATTGGTGCTGCGCTGTTTTTTTCGTTTAAGGCCGTCGACGAACAATTCGAGATCACTAAGAATCTTGACATTTTTGCCGGCATATACCGCGAGGTCAACTTAAATTATGTTGACGAGGTGCAATCGGCACGATTAATTGGCACTGCAGCTAATGCAATGATGAGTTCATTAGATCCTTATACAGAATATGTTCCTGAAGATGATGTAGAGGATTTTAAAATGAATTATGTTTCCAATGAATATGGGGGAATTGGAGCGTTAATTCTTCAAAAGGATAATAAAACCTTTGTTTCAGAAGTTTATGAAAATTTTCCAGCTCAAAAAGCTGATATCAGGGCAGGTGATGAATTACTGTCGATTAACTCGATTTCTTTAGCTGGTAAAACGAACCAGGAAGTTAGCGATCTCTTGAAAGGACAAAAAAATTCAAATATCATTATCAAAATACTTCGTCCGGGTGATTCAAAACCTATTGATAAGAAATTATTGAGGGAAGATATTAAGTTTCCGAATGTATCTTATTCAGGAGCGGTTGGTGAACGCATCGGATATATTAAATTGGATCGTTTTCTTGAAGGGTCTGCATTAGAAGTTAAAAACGCCTTCCTGAATCTTAAAAAAAGAGATAAAATTAGTTCACTTATACTTGATCTTAGGGGGAATGGCGGAGGTATACTTCAGGAAGCCGTTAAGATTGTTAACTATTTTGTTCCAAAAGGTGAAACTGTTGTTTCTCAAAAAGGACGTGGAGAGCAGAATAATTACGTTTATCACGCCGGCTCAATTCCTTTAGATAGTACAATTCCATTAGTTGTTCTGGTTGATGATGGAACGGCTTCTGCATCAGAAATTGTAGCAGGGGCGGTACAGGATCTTGACAGAGGTGCAGTTGTGGGACAGTCAAGTTTCGGGAAGGGACTGGTTCAGCAGACGTTTAAATTGCCTTATAATACTTTAGCAAAAGTAACGATAGCTAAATATTATACGCCAAGCGGCCGATGCATTCAGAAAATTGACTATTTGCACAAAAATAGCCGTGGGCAGGCGGAGAATATAGCAGATTCACTAATTACCGAATTTAGAACTAAGAATGGCCGTGTAGTTTATGATGGAAGAGGAATTACTCCTGATGTGTATGTAAAGCCGTATTATTTCAGTTCAGTAATTGCTGCATTGGTTGAAGATAATTTCATTTTTGATTATGGTACCTATTACCGTCAAAAAAATAATGGCATCAAAAATCCTAAGGAATATCGTTTGAAACCTGATGATTACGACAATTTTGTTCGTTATGTTACTGAAAGACACTTTAGCTTTACCACAAAGAGTGATAATGTGTTGAATGATCTTGAAAGAGTAGCAAAAAAAGAAAAATATTTCGATCAGATCCAGGCGCAGTATGAGGTGCTAAAGAGCAAAACCAAGCAAAACAGGGACGATGATCTAAAACAGTTTAAACCAGAAATCTCGCAGGTGCTTGAAAACGAAATCATTTCTCGTTATTATTACCAAAGGGGCAGAATAGAGGCCTCATTCAAATACGATACTGAGCTAAAGGAAGCCATTAAGGTACTAAGTCAGAAAGAGCAATATGCAAACATTCTGAAAGGAGCCGGTGATTATAAAATCATTGGCAAAAACAGCGCACAATTAAGAACTGCCGATGTTAAAATGTCGGCTGGAAATAAGCGTTAA
- a CDS encoding elongation factor G: MKTYDEKHIKNVVLVGSAKSGKTTLAETMLFEAGIINRRGSVEEKTTVSDYHEVEHERGNSVYATSLHTEWRDYKINIIDTPGLDDFIGEVISSIRVCDTAVVLLNAQYGVEVGTELLWSYIDQYQKPTIFAINQLDSDKANFNQTIEEAKKFFGPAVTVMQYPVNQGIDFNCIIDLLKMTMYKFPVNGGKPEKLPIPDKEKNLADKLHNELVEKAAENDEKLMELYFEKGNLDEDELRLGLKIGMMNHQVFPVFCLAGRKNMGSGRLMGFIDNVAPSAVEMPPEKSDNDKDVPITPTGPTKLFIFKTLVEPHLGKLSFFKVISGEIAVGQELTNEKTNTVERLNQLFIADGKNRNAVDKLKAGDIGCTLKLKNSSTNHTLNGKGATGNIDPIHFPRPKVRVAVVAKNKQDDEKLSEVLAEIHLEDPTIEIEYNRELKQVILHGQGELHLALTKWRLENIYKMQVEFNKAKIPYRETIQKAALSSYRHKKQSGGAGQFGEVFMKIEPYYENMPQLKEFPVRDSETHDLAWGGKLVFNNCIVGGVIDSRFIPSILKGVMEKMQEGPLTGSYVRDIRVSVYDGKMHPVDSNDISFKIAGMMAFKEAFHQAEPQLLEPVYDVETTVPDEIMGDVMTELQSRRSVITGMDNRNGYQVIKSRTPLAELDKYFSVLRNISQGKAKVEIQFAEYSPVPSELQRKLTEEHQKEAALEGH; encoded by the coding sequence ATGAAAACTTATGATGAAAAACACATTAAAAATGTCGTTTTAGTAGGCTCTGCGAAAAGCGGCAAGACAACACTTGCCGAAACAATGCTGTTTGAAGCCGGAATTATTAACCGAAGAGGCTCCGTTGAAGAAAAAACAACGGTGTCTGATTATCATGAAGTAGAACACGAGCGAGGCAACTCCGTGTACGCCACATCCCTCCACACCGAGTGGCGTGATTACAAAATCAACATTATTGATACTCCAGGGTTGGATGATTTTATTGGAGAAGTAATCTCTTCGATTCGCGTTTGCGACACAGCCGTAGTTCTGTTAAATGCACAATATGGTGTAGAGGTAGGAACAGAACTTCTCTGGAGTTATATTGATCAATATCAAAAACCTACCATATTCGCCATTAATCAATTAGATTCTGACAAAGCAAACTTTAACCAAACTATTGAAGAAGCTAAAAAATTCTTCGGACCGGCTGTTACCGTCATGCAATATCCGGTAAATCAGGGCATCGATTTTAACTGCATCATCGACTTACTGAAGATGACCATGTATAAATTCCCGGTAAATGGAGGAAAACCGGAAAAGCTACCTATACCAGATAAAGAGAAAAATCTTGCAGATAAGCTTCATAACGAATTAGTTGAAAAAGCGGCCGAGAACGATGAAAAACTCATGGAACTCTATTTCGAAAAAGGCAATTTAGATGAAGATGAGTTACGGCTAGGATTAAAAATAGGTATGATGAATCATCAGGTATTCCCGGTTTTTTGCCTCGCAGGCAGAAAAAACATGGGTAGTGGACGATTGATGGGCTTTATTGATAATGTAGCACCCTCTGCTGTTGAAATGCCACCAGAAAAATCTGATAATGACAAAGACGTTCCAATTACCCCCACTGGACCAACCAAACTATTCATTTTTAAAACCTTAGTTGAACCACATTTAGGAAAATTATCATTTTTCAAAGTAATTTCCGGTGAAATTGCGGTAGGACAAGAGCTTACCAACGAGAAAACCAATACGGTGGAGCGGCTTAACCAGTTATTTATAGCAGACGGTAAAAATAGAAACGCAGTTGATAAACTGAAAGCAGGAGATATTGGCTGCACGCTTAAGTTAAAAAACAGTTCAACCAACCATACGCTTAATGGCAAAGGAGCTACAGGAAACATAGACCCTATTCACTTCCCAAGACCAAAGGTAAGAGTTGCTGTAGTAGCAAAAAATAAGCAAGATGATGAAAAACTAAGTGAAGTGTTAGCCGAAATCCACCTGGAAGATCCAACAATAGAAATTGAATATAACAGGGAGCTTAAGCAAGTAATTTTACATGGGCAAGGCGAATTGCACCTGGCGCTAACCAAATGGCGATTGGAGAACATTTATAAAATGCAGGTCGAATTTAACAAGGCTAAAATCCCTTATCGGGAAACCATCCAAAAAGCAGCACTTTCATCGTATAGGCATAAAAAGCAGTCGGGAGGAGCGGGACAGTTTGGCGAAGTATTTATGAAAATTGAACCTTATTATGAGAATATGCCACAGTTGAAAGAGTTTCCTGTTCGAGATAGTGAAACACATGATCTTGCCTGGGGAGGAAAACTCGTTTTTAACAACTGTATTGTTGGAGGTGTTATTGATTCACGCTTCATCCCTTCAATATTGAAAGGTGTGATGGAGAAAATGCAAGAAGGACCATTAACCGGATCGTATGTTCGGGACATTCGGGTAAGTGTATACGATGGCAAGATGCATCCGGTAGATAGCAATGATATTTCATTTAAAATAGCCGGGATGATGGCTTTTAAAGAAGCCTTTCATCAAGCTGAACCTCAATTACTTGAACCTGTGTACGATGTGGAAACAACCGTTCCGGATGAAATAATGGGCGATGTAATGACCGAACTTCAAAGCAGGAGGAGCGTTATTACCGGAATGGATAACCGCAACGGTTACCAGGTAATAAAATCTCGTACTCCGTTAGCGGAATTGGATAAGTATTTTTCTGTACTTAGAAATATCAGTCAGGGCAAGGCCAAAGTTGAAATTCAATTTGCGGAGTACTCTCCAGTTCCTTCTGAATTACAGCGGAAATTAACAGAAGAACACCAAAAAGAAGCTGCTTTAGAAGGGCATTGA
- a CDS encoding C40 family peptidase: protein MALKRLLLLLVFVISANAVSAQSKSLKDFFTSKPEDKEISDPDSLGYLYYSQLFGFSIASKANTKLFDFVYDWLGTPYRFGGNSRKGIDCSRFVNKMYDAVYGAFLGGANSRDFYKNVKPVDKENLKEGDFVFFKIGKKYISHIGVYLGNGKFAHSSSSKGVSIADLDDPYFKRYFFKGGRIQ from the coding sequence GTGGCTTTGAAGAGACTATTACTACTATTGGTTTTCGTTATTTCGGCAAATGCGGTAAGCGCTCAGTCGAAAAGCTTGAAAGATTTTTTTACATCAAAACCTGAAGATAAAGAGATCTCTGATCCTGATTCTTTAGGTTATTTATATTATTCTCAATTATTTGGTTTCAGTATAGCTTCTAAAGCTAACACCAAGTTATTTGATTTTGTTTACGATTGGTTAGGAACTCCTTATCGTTTCGGAGGAAACTCCAGAAAAGGAATCGATTGCTCAAGATTTGTGAATAAAATGTATGATGCAGTTTATGGAGCATTCTTAGGCGGGGCTAACTCAAGAGACTTTTATAAAAATGTTAAGCCTGTTGATAAAGAAAATTTAAAAGAAGGTGACTTCGTTTTCTTCAAAATAGGTAAAAAATACATTTCGCATATTGGAGTTTATTTAGGCAATGGAAAATTTGCACATTCTTCTTCTTCAAAAGGAGTAAGTATTGCCGATTTGGATGACCCTTACTTTAAGCGATATTTCTTCAAAGGCGGAAGAATTCAATAA
- the pdhA gene encoding pyruvate dehydrogenase (acetyl-transferring) E1 component subunit alpha: MSSIAITKETYLTWYEQMYMMRKFEERSGQLYGQQKIRGFCHLYIGQEAVAAGALSATRPDDGFITAYRDHALALGKGVSARECMAELYGKETGCSKGKGGSMHFFSKEHNFYGGHGIVGGQIPLGAGIAFASKYKGTDAVCLCFMGDGAVRQGALNETFNMAMIWNIPVIFICENNGYAMGTSVERTTNMPDIYKIGLGFDMPSEPVDGMSCEAVHEAVDRAVQRARAGEGPSFLEIRTYRYKGHSMSDPAKYRTKEEVEEYKAKDPLEQVKQTILQNKYANEAWFEQIEAKVKEEVEDSVKFAEESAYPDPSELYKDVYVQSDYPYIMD, translated from the coding sequence ATGAGTTCTATAGCAATAACTAAAGAAACTTATCTGACTTGGTACGAACAAATGTACATGATGAGAAAGTTTGAAGAACGTTCAGGTCAGCTCTACGGACAACAAAAAATCAGAGGATTTTGCCACTTATACATTGGTCAAGAAGCTGTAGCAGCTGGTGCCCTATCAGCTACTCGTCCTGATGATGGTTTTATTACTGCATATCGCGATCACGCCTTAGCTTTAGGTAAAGGTGTTTCTGCTCGCGAATGTATGGCTGAGTTGTACGGAAAGGAAACCGGATGTTCAAAAGGAAAAGGTGGTTCGATGCACTTTTTCTCTAAGGAACATAACTTCTATGGAGGTCATGGTATCGTTGGTGGTCAAATTCCACTAGGTGCAGGTATTGCTTTTGCATCAAAATACAAAGGAACTGATGCTGTTTGTTTATGTTTTATGGGTGATGGTGCTGTACGCCAAGGAGCCTTAAACGAAACATTTAACATGGCGATGATCTGGAATATTCCTGTTATCTTCATTTGTGAAAATAACGGTTATGCGATGGGTACTTCTGTTGAACGTACCACTAACATGCCGGATATCTATAAAATCGGATTAGGTTTTGATATGCCTTCTGAGCCTGTTGACGGGATGAGCTGTGAAGCTGTTCACGAAGCAGTTGATCGTGCTGTACAACGTGCACGTGCCGGAGAAGGACCTTCTTTCCTTGAGATTCGTACATACCGTTACAAAGGTCACTCCATGTCTGACCCAGCTAAATACCGTACTAAAGAAGAGGTAGAAGAATATAAGGCTAAAGATCCTTTAGAGCAGGTAAAACAAACTATTCTTCAGAATAAATATGCTAACGAAGCATGGTTTGAGCAAATTGAAGCTAAAGTGAAAGAAGAAGTAGAAGATTCAGTTAAATTTGCTGAAGAATCTGCATATCCAGATCCTTCTGAGCTTTACAAAGATGTTTACGTTCAGAGTGATTACCCATATATAATGGATTAA
- a CDS encoding pyruvate dehydrogenase complex dihydrolipoamide acetyltransferase, which produces MAEVVRMPKMSDTMTEGVLAKWHKKVGDKVKSGDVVAEVETDKATMDFESFQEGTLLYIGVEEGQAVPVDAVIAVLGAEGEDYKAALAAEGGNGKAAAAPAEAKAEAAPAPVQSSAPAVTPESLGATVIRMPLLSDTMTEGVINKWYKKIGDTIKSDDTIADVETDKATMEVTAYAEGTLLYIGVEEGKAAKVNDIIAIVGKPGTDVSPLLQAAPAAAPAKEEASAGSTAASATSAPVAEASTADANGRVKASPLARKIAEEKGIDLAQVKGSAEGGRIVKKDVETFTPSAAPTAKAATPGAGATTVAAPAVYGQESFTEVAVTQMRKTIARRLSESLFTAPHFYLTMSIDMDQAMEARKRINELGTIKISFNDIVLKAVAVALKKHPKVNSSWLGDKIRYNNHVNIGVAVAVEDGLLVPVVRFADTKSLSTISTEVKEYAQKAKDKKLQPADWEGSTFTISNLGMYGIDQFTAIINPPDACILAVGGISQVPVVKNGQVVPGNVMKVTLSCDHRVVDGATGSEFLQTLKGLLEEPLRLLV; this is translated from the coding sequence ATGGCTGAAGTAGTACGCATGCCAAAAATGAGCGATACCATGACCGAAGGGGTATTGGCTAAATGGCATAAAAAAGTTGGTGATAAAGTAAAATCAGGCGACGTAGTTGCTGAGGTTGAAACCGACAAAGCTACCATGGATTTTGAATCGTTCCAGGAAGGAACATTATTATACATCGGAGTTGAAGAAGGCCAGGCCGTTCCGGTTGATGCAGTAATTGCTGTTTTGGGTGCCGAAGGTGAAGATTACAAAGCTGCATTAGCTGCCGAAGGTGGAAATGGTAAAGCTGCTGCTGCACCTGCTGAAGCCAAAGCTGAAGCTGCCCCGGCTCCGGTTCAAAGTAGCGCTCCTGCTGTAACTCCTGAGTCTTTAGGTGCTACTGTAATTCGCATGCCTTTGTTAAGTGATACCATGACTGAAGGTGTTATTAACAAGTGGTACAAAAAAATCGGTGATACTATTAAGTCAGATGATACTATCGCTGATGTTGAAACCGATAAAGCTACAATGGAAGTAACTGCTTATGCAGAAGGAACCTTATTATACATCGGTGTTGAAGAAGGTAAAGCTGCTAAAGTGAATGATATTATTGCAATTGTTGGTAAGCCAGGAACAGATGTTAGTCCGTTATTACAGGCTGCGCCTGCAGCTGCTCCTGCTAAAGAAGAAGCTAGTGCTGGATCAACAGCTGCTTCTGCTACATCAGCACCAGTTGCTGAAGCTTCAACAGCAGACGCCAATGGTCGTGTAAAAGCATCTCCGTTGGCTCGTAAAATTGCAGAAGAAAAAGGCATTGACCTTGCCCAAGTAAAGGGCAGTGCAGAAGGTGGACGCATTGTGAAGAAGGATGTAGAGACCTTTACTCCTTCAGCAGCTCCTACCGCTAAAGCAGCAACTCCTGGTGCTGGTGCAACTACAGTTGCAGCTCCTGCTGTTTATGGTCAGGAAAGCTTTACTGAGGTTGCTGTAACACAAATGCGCAAGACAATTGCTCGTCGTTTGTCTGAAAGTTTATTCACCGCTCCTCACTTCTACTTAACCATGTCTATTGATATGGATCAGGCAATGGAAGCTCGCAAGCGTATCAATGAATTAGGTACTATAAAAATCTCTTTCAATGATATCGTATTAAAAGCGGTTGCAGTTGCATTGAAAAAACACCCTAAAGTAAATTCAAGCTGGTTAGGAGATAAGATCCGTTATAACAACCACGTAAATATTGGTGTAGCTGTAGCTGTTGAAGATGGCTTGTTAGTACCGGTTGTTCGTTTTGCTGATACTAAATCATTGTCAACTATCTCTACTGAAGTAAAAGAATACGCTCAAAAAGCAAAAGATAAAAAATTGCAACCAGCTGATTGGGAAGGCTCAACCTTTACCATTTCTAACTTAGGTATGTACGGTATTGATCAGTTTACTGCGATCATTAACCCACCTGATGCTTGTATCTTAGCGGTTGGTGGTATCAGCCAGGTTCCGGTTGTTAAAAATGGACAAGTTGTTCCTGGTAATGTAATGAAAGTTACTTTATCTTGTGATCACCGAGTTGTTGATGGTGCTACTGGTTCAGAGTTCTTACAAACGTTAAAAGGTTTACTAGAAGAACCATTGAGACTTTTAGTGTAA